CCTCACTCTCCTGCTCGACGGCAGGGAACTTTCTTCATCAGATTTTTACCGGATCAGCGGAAATAATAAAAAAAATAATTTTTCAGTTACCCTACTGGCTGCAATTCCCCTTTCTACCTGGTGGGACCAGAAAGACGGATGGACACTTAAAATAAAATGTTCTGTCTGTGACAGTGCAGATGAAACTCTGGAACTTCCTATGACCCTTCTGCATAAAGATTTTGTAAGCGAAACCCTCTGGCTTGACGGAAAAAACACCTCAATAAAAACTGATGTTTCGCCAAGAAGACAGCAGGATATAGAAAAACTGAATGCAATACTTGCAGCAACGGATAAAACGGCAGTATGGCAGACAGCCCCTTTCAATGCTCCCGTTTCTTCAAACAGAAGGACCTCTTTTTTTGCTGACAGGCGCATTTACAAGTACAACACAGGAGGCTCAACAACCGGACTTCATCATGGAATTGATTACGGAGTTCCGGAAGGAACGGAAGTACATGCCTGTGCAAGAGGAAAAGTCGTTCTTGCTGAAGACAGGGTTTCTACAGGATACAGTGTCGTAATAGAACATCTGCCCGGACTGTACAGCCTTTACTACCACATGAGCCGGCTTGATGTAAAGGAAGGTGACATAACGGAAGAAGGCCAGCTTATAGGCTTAAGCGGCTGCACGGGACTGGCAACAGGACCTCACCTCCATTGGGAAATGAGGCTCTACATGCAGTCCGTAAGTCCTGATTATTTTTTAGGAAATTTTACTTTTGAATGAGTTCAAGAAACTCTTTTTCAGTTATTACAGGAATTCCTAAAGAAGCAGCCTTAACATTTTTTGAAGAACCTGAAGAAGTATCATTAGTAACAAGATAGCTCAGACCTTTTACGACAGAAGACTTTACGCTGCCTCCGTTCTGTTTTACAAGATTCTGGGCATCAGCCCTCTTCATGGTAACAAGTTCACCTGTAAAGCAGAATGACATTCCTGCAAGACGTCCAGACTTTTCGCCTTCCGTAAGGACAATCGTCTCAGAAGAAACAAGATTCCTCATTTCTTCAGAACATTCCTTCAAACCTTTACAGAATGAAGAAGCCATTACTTCTGCAAAACCATAAACTGAAGATATTTCATCTTCTCCGGCAGCAAAAAGTTTTTCAAGGGTAGAATAGCCTGCATCAACGAGTTTTTCTACAACAGTTTCACCAATTCCCTCGATGTCAAATCCTGCAACAAACTGAGAGAGAGAAAGTTTTCTGTGAGACTGAATTGAGGCAGCAACTTTTTTTGCCCCAAGAGACTTTTTTTCCAGAGAAATGCTTTCTTCATTCAAAAAATACGGAGTAAGTTTTTCTTCATCAAGCCTGTATATGTCACTTATGCTTTTTACAAGTCCTGAATTAAAAAGTTGCGTTACAAGAGTTTCTCCAAGATCCCTGATATCACAGACATCTACCCACTTCAACAGACGGTGAAGAACTTTTTTAGGGCACTCTTTATTGGGACAAAAAAGTCTGGTTCCCTCATCCTGAAGTACACTTCCGCAGACCGCACATTTTTCAGGATAACGTACTGGAAAAGTAACAGCCGTTCCGTCATTTTTCAATACAGCTTCTATTTTGGGAATTATCTCTCCCCTTTTTACTACAACCACGTGACTTCCAATCATAAGGCCAAGGGAACGTATATTGTTCGGATTAGCAAGACTGGCCCGCTGTACTGTAGTACCATTTAAATCCACCGGATCAAAAACAGCAACAGGAGTATAGGTCGCACCGTTTTCATTCCACTCAACATCACGGACAACAGATACTGCTTCTTCCAGACTGAATTTAAAGGCAATCTGCCTGTCAGGTCTGTCACGGCTTGCATCTTCATGATTTACAGTCCGTTCTTTTATTACAAGTCCGTCAATGTCATAATCAAGATTTTTTCTTTCTTCCATTACGGAACTTCTGTAATCAATTACTTCCTGTGCACTGCTGCAAATTTTAAGAGGAACAACATTGAAACCGCATTCCTTCAGCCAGAGTAATTTTTCTTCCTCATCCTTAAAAGGCTGCTCACCTTCTGTAGCCCAGACGTCATACACGATTAAAGTCAGGTTTTCACTGCCTTCCCCGTCTTTTCTCTTCATAAGGCCGTTTGCTGCATTCCGGCAGTTAGCCTTGTCAGAGTAAAGAGATTTATGCACTGTATGAGTCATTATGACTTCACCGCGAATGCCGCCTGTAAAAGCAGCTGCTGAAGGAACCCCTGAAAGCTGTTTAAGAACCCCTTTCATTTTTACTGCGTTTTCAGTAATTACATCCCCTGTCGTTCCGTCACCTCTTGTAACTGCCCTGAGGAGAGTTCCTCCGTTATACTGAAGTTCAAGACTGGCGCCGTCAAGTTTATATTCAACAAGATATTCAGAATATTCGTGTTTTTTTACCCATTCAAGAAACTGCTCAGGATCCGCAGCCTTTTCCTGACTGCCCATAGGCATTACATGAGGAGCTTTTTGAAAATTTCCGGAATCCTGACCTACTCTGTGAAGGATTGGATTTGCAGGATCAAGAACTTTCAGTTCATCCCAAAGCCGGTCAAACTCTGCATCAGATATCTCTCCCTCGCCGTTATAATAAGATTTCTGATAACGCAGGATCAGTTTTTCCAGCTCAGCGATACGGACAGAAGAACGTTCCCGTTTGATCCGCTCATTCTCCGAAACTGCCTGTTCCATATCAAAAAGATCCATCTTTTCTATTCTTCCTTCTCAAAATACAGTTCAAAAATATTACGTCCGGCATCAATACCTTTCTGCTCAAATTTCGTACGCGGACGCCACTCCTGATGAGGAGCAAAACCTTCATATCTGTTTTTCAAGCCATCAGTTGCTTCAAGTTCAGACAGGGCTTCCTCCGCATATTCCTGCCAGTCAGTAGCAAAATAAATGTAACCGCCTGGAGTAAGTTTCTGCATCAGAAGATCAGTATGCGGGCGCTGTACCAGACGTCTTTTATGATGCTTCTTCTTAGGCCATGGATCAGGAAAGAAAATATGAAATGCTTCAATAGAACCGTCAGGTATCATGCTCTTAAGAATTTCAAGAGCGTCATATTCTATGATAAAAAGATTTTTAAGCTGATTTTTCTTTATTTCACTGAGAAGGCGTCCAACACCCGGTACATGTACTTCTGAGCCTATATAATTCATCTCTGGATTAGCCCTGGCAATTGCAGCCGTAGCATGTCCCATTCCAAAACCAATTTCAAAAGTTACCGGATTTGTATTACCGAAAATTTCTGTAAAATTTAATGTCTTGTGCTCAAAAGGGAGACACCAGACCTGATGCAGTTCTTCATAACTGCGCTTCTCACTGTCAGTCATACGTCCTGCACGCAGAACATAAGTCTTGATTGTCCTTCTGAAAACCGACACTGCACTATTACTGTCAGCGCCGGGATCCTCTGCAACAGCAGCCGACGAATTATTACTGTCAGCCGTGGTTTCCTGTTCGTTCACCTTAATTCTCCTAAAAATTTTTTATTCAGACTTTTTGTCTGATATGCCGTATTCAGGCATAAGTATCATAATATTTTCTCCGCTGAGATAATAACAGATTCTGAATGAAGCAGCATCTTTTATATCAGCACGTACTTTTTCTATTGTCGTCCAGGTTTTCTTTTTTTCACCAAAATATTTCAATACACCGTTTTCATCATACACTGCGGCTTTCTCTGATTTGGAAACTTTTATGCACTCCGGAAATTCACGGGCTTTCTTTGTAAGTAATTCCCTGTCATAACGGACCGAAAAGGCGCCTTCCCAGACAGCATCAGCACAGTCCGTATATATAACAGAATACGCTCCCTCAGGAATCATTTCGTTTTCTGCAGGAACAATACTGGAACTTCCTGTCCAGTTCTTTTTATTTCCTTCCGAGAACTTTATTAAATCCGTGCAGTTCCATGACAATCCTGTTTCACGACTTACCACGCGAAGCTTTTTTGCCCGCTGAACATCACTGGATGCTTCCGCAAAAAGAGCAAGCCTTACGGACGGAAGCGAAACTTCATCCTTGAATTCCATTATCGTTACAGCCTGAATGGAAGCCACTGAAGGACTGTTATCAGAACAGGATGTACATATTACAAACGCGAAAAAAATTACTGTATACAGAAAAACTTTGTGCCGCATGTAGTCTAAAAATTAAAAATAAGCGTAATGACTGTAAGGTCTGTTGACGTAAACTGATTTACAAGAGACTCGAACTTAACGTTCACCTTTTTACAGGCATCTTCCAGATACGAAAGATAATACAGTCCAAGATCTGTACCTTCAGCTTCATCCGGCATCTGGCGGTAAAAGTCTATGAGGGACCTTTTGTTAAGGTCTGCAGACATCTTGCTTTCGATATTTTCTTTCATTTCCTGAAATTCATCATCTTTATTGTAAAGAGTTATCTGAAGACGTCCCTGCTTTCCGATAGCAGCTGTACCGCCTCCGATTTTCCATGAAACGAATACAAGCTCATGCTTCCGTTCCATTTCCTTTACAATTTTTGCACGGATATCAGGATCATAAATAAGGGTATCACCGTTTTCTACACCGCGGTAAAGGATACGGGCTTCCTTGCGGATATTAGTATTCTCTGCATTAAGGGCAAGTTCCATCACCATTACGGAAATATATTCTGCAACTTTTGATTTTTCCATGTAATTGGCAAGAGACTGGCGGAGAATTCCTAAAAGTTCATTAAAGCCGTCTGCCTTATAGAATTTTGTAATTATATACCAGTTCATAAGACTGAGGCGGTTAAGAAACTTTTCCGTCATGAGAAGATAAACATTCTTCTCTTCAGGAGTAAATTCCGTATTGTCCATGATGCTTTTCCAGACTGGTTCAAGTATTGTCTGCCTTGCCATCTGAATTACATTATCCTTTATGGACAGCTGAGTCCTGAGCTGTTTATCAGACATTACAGTCTTTTCATCAATAAGCTGAGAAGGATTAGCCCTGTTATGACGGCGCACAATGTCACATTTTATAAAGGAATTGTAAATTTCACGGTCAAACTGTTTGTAAAGGATGGAAAAAACTATAACTTTAGAAAGATCCATAACCTCCTGCCGGCGGGTAACAAATTCAGGCATGGAAATTTCAATTTTTGAAATGTAATCAAGAAGAATCATACTCTGAATGGACATAGGAGATACCTTATCCATACTGACCCCATATTCTTCAAGATTATCAGCAAGGCGAATGCGCAGGAGTTTTTTCTTATTACTTATGAAACTTGAGGCCCCGTCCTCCGTGAGAATAATCTTTACAGGTAAATCAAGAATAAACTTTTTCTTTTCCGCGCACATACTACTACCATTATACAGCATGGGTATTGCATTGTAAACACTAAAATTATAAACTCAAATATATGATGCTGCTGAAACTGAGACGGATTCCGCTGGCGGTAATATTTTTTCTCATGATATCCTTTCAGTCTCTGCAGGCTCTGGAAAATGGAATTTCCCTGATGACCCCGGCACAGATGTCAGAGTCAATTTTCAAAGAACTTTCAGAAGCAGGCTATCCCGCTGAATACCAGCACCTTACCCCCGTAAACGAAGACAATCTTTTTCCTGAAAACATCGTCATAACCATAAAGGGAAATCCTGACACTGATGACAATAAAAGTTCAATAAAAAACGTAATCTTTGCCTTTACCCAGAATTTTTACATTGAAGACAGTACTTTCGTAATGAATTTCCTTCAGGGAATAAACGAAGAAAAACTTCCCTTCACCTGTACAGTCCTGTTAAGCGCGGCAGAAAACGATTTTTCAATAAAGGATTCCTTTCCGTCTCCAAACCCTACTGAAAAATTCATAGAACAGATATACGAAAACTCCTCTGCATGTGCCCTATGCCTTTATCACACGACTGGAGACAGAGAAATAATATCCGGAAGCGACGGAGAAATATCCCCCTTATGGCTTGTAAGCGCAGTTCACTCCGCCTTTTCGGAAGAAGACAGGGACATTAAACTTTTTCCTAACTATATTTTCAGAATGTACAGAAATCTTGAAGGCAGAGATGAAAGGACCGGTCTATTTCTGAAACGGGGTATTGCGGCAGCAGGCATCGGCGTACGGAAGGGCGACGGAAAAATTATTGCTTCCCTGGCAAAAGACCTTATAAAAAAACGCAGCGACAGATACGACAGAAACTATTCTTTCGTAAAACTATTCAACAGGGGCTTTTTCATCAATGAAAGTACTTCCGTCGTTTTATTCATTACCTTTACATTTTTAATTCTGCTTAAGCTCTGTTTTGAAGCATTTACAAAAAACAGCATCAACTATTCACGCATTAAAAACCTGACCAGGACCGTTTTCTGGATTCCTGTATACATAATGCTAACGGCCCTCATTTTTTATCTGAACATAACGATTACGGGAAGCCTTATATTTTCATCCCTCAGTTCAATAACCATCATGCTCATACTGTTCATACTGCAGATGCATATGAATTTTTTCGTATCCTTTTCAGGCTTTGCATTTCAAATGCTCATAGCAGGTGCCGCAAATATTTTCATATTCTCTTCAATTCAGTTTTCCCTCATGTATTTTTTTCTCTTTGAATACCTGATCATATACATCAGTTCAAGGCAAAAAAATACGGCAGTACTTATAATATGTTTCCTTCTCCTGCTGTTTTCAGGAATTCACCTTATAGAATCAATACTCGCTCCGGTAAATGCCTCTCTTATTTTTCATGAAATTCCAGTAACCTTTTCACTCAGCATAGTTTTCAGCTGCGCCATATTTCCCCTTCAGCTTCTCTGGCTGAGAATCATAATGCGGCTGAAAATAATAGAAAACTCCCCCCGTTCAAATAAAATCGTAACCTGTTCCGGTTATGCACTGGCAATACTCATAACGACAGGCATACTTTCCGCATCAATATTCTTCACGAAGTCCATTTTCTTTTCTGAACCTGAAAAACTTTCTGTTTACGATAAAGCCGTGATAAAAGCAGGTAATGAACAGCCTCCTCAATTGAAAGTACAGAAAACAGATTCTGTATTCTACGGAATAAGGACAGGACATCTGTATATTGAAGCTCCTCAC
Above is a window of Treponema rectale DNA encoding:
- a CDS encoding M23 family metallopeptidase: MKKAALIIACLLAFFYLQAEDLSIKKDSAAFEIKYSREAFPGDAQFVRMTVIPLKNKKEAARTKASLTLLLDGRELSSSDFYRISGNNKKNNFSVTLLAAIPLSTWWDQKDGWTLKIKCSVCDSADETLELPMTLLHKDFVSETLWLDGKNTSIKTDVSPRRQQDIEKLNAILAATDKTAVWQTAPFNAPVSSNRRTSFFADRRIYKYNTGGSTTGLHHGIDYGVPEGTEVHACARGKVVLAEDRVSTGYSVVIEHLPGLYSLYYHMSRLDVKEGDITEEGQLIGLSGCTGLATGPHLHWEMRLYMQSVSPDYFLGNFTFE
- the ligA gene encoding NAD-dependent DNA ligase LigA, with the protein product MEQAVSENERIKRERSSVRIAELEKLILRYQKSYYNGEGEISDAEFDRLWDELKVLDPANPILHRVGQDSGNFQKAPHVMPMGSQEKAADPEQFLEWVKKHEYSEYLVEYKLDGASLELQYNGGTLLRAVTRGDGTTGDVITENAVKMKGVLKQLSGVPSAAAFTGGIRGEVIMTHTVHKSLYSDKANCRNAANGLMKRKDGEGSENLTLIVYDVWATEGEQPFKDEEEKLLWLKECGFNVVPLKICSSAQEVIDYRSSVMEERKNLDYDIDGLVIKERTVNHEDASRDRPDRQIAFKFSLEEAVSVVRDVEWNENGATYTPVAVFDPVDLNGTTVQRASLANPNNIRSLGLMIGSHVVVVKRGEIIPKIEAVLKNDGTAVTFPVRYPEKCAVCGSVLQDEGTRLFCPNKECPKKVLHRLLKWVDVCDIRDLGETLVTQLFNSGLVKSISDIYRLDEEKLTPYFLNEESISLEKKSLGAKKVAASIQSHRKLSLSQFVAGFDIEGIGETVVEKLVDAGYSTLEKLFAAGEDEISSVYGFAEVMASSFCKGLKECSEEMRNLVSSETIVLTEGEKSGRLAGMSFCFTGELVTMKRADAQNLVKQNGGSVKSSVVKGLSYLVTNDTSSGSSKNVKAASLGIPVITEKEFLELIQK
- the trmB gene encoding tRNA (guanosine(46)-N7)-methyltransferase TrmB, whose protein sequence is MNEQETTADSNNSSAAVAEDPGADSNSAVSVFRRTIKTYVLRAGRMTDSEKRSYEELHQVWCLPFEHKTLNFTEIFGNTNPVTFEIGFGMGHATAAIARANPEMNYIGSEVHVPGVGRLLSEIKKNQLKNLFIIEYDALEILKSMIPDGSIEAFHIFFPDPWPKKKHHKRRLVQRPHTDLLMQKLTPGGYIYFATDWQEYAEEALSELEATDGLKNRYEGFAPHQEWRPRTKFEQKGIDAGRNIFELYFEKEE